Proteins encoded together in one Salarchaeum sp. JOR-1 window:
- a CDS encoding RPA family protein — MSQSAPTREVARRVFATEFNDATFTFKESDDERAPVYSLLPTGEQANRVFIVGTLTETEDVGEDSEYWRGRVVDPTGTFFVYAGQYQPEAASALRDLDTPSYVAIVGKPRTYETEDGSVNVSVRPESITEVTADVRDRWVVETAERTLERVETFEEEGNEYARRAEEEYDLPLSRYTEGAIEALESLDDEESVEQPA, encoded by the coding sequence ATGAGTCAGAGTGCCCCCACGCGCGAGGTCGCCCGCCGCGTCTTCGCCACCGAGTTCAACGACGCCACGTTCACGTTCAAGGAATCCGACGACGAGCGCGCGCCCGTCTACAGCCTCCTCCCCACGGGAGAGCAGGCGAACCGCGTGTTCATCGTCGGCACGCTCACCGAGACGGAGGACGTGGGCGAGGACTCCGAGTACTGGCGCGGCCGGGTCGTCGACCCGACCGGGACGTTCTTCGTCTACGCCGGCCAGTACCAGCCGGAAGCCGCGTCCGCGCTCCGCGACCTCGACACGCCGAGTTACGTCGCCATCGTCGGGAAGCCGCGGACCTACGAGACCGAGGACGGATCCGTGAACGTCTCCGTGCGGCCCGAGTCCATCACCGAGGTCACCGCCGACGTGCGCGACCGCTGGGTGGTGGAGACCGCCGAACGCACCCTCGAACGCGTCGAAACGTTCGAAGAGGAGGGCAACGAGTACGCCCGCCGCGCCGAGGAGGAGTACGATCTCCCGCTCTCGCGGTACACCGAGGGTGCAATCGAAGCCCTGGAGAGCCTCGACGACGAGGAATCGGTCGAACAGCCCGCGTAG
- a CDS encoding replication factor A (Replication protein A protects and stabilize the intermediate ssDNA that is generated by the unwinding action of a DNA helicase at the replication fork. In addition, SSBs prevent the formation of secondary structures by single-stranded template DNA.), whose protein sequence is MSDIQQTASDLYEQFSDHVDVTEDEIEERLDRLVSEYKVPLSEARRSVESHYLDEAGLERDDIGSRGGNETVQVEDVDEAEQWVDITAKVVDLWEPRSDSVGQVGLLGDPTGTIKFTKWAKSDLPELDEDTVYRFGNVVTDEYQGRFSVKLNRTTTIEELDEDLEVGDNAETVEGALVDIQSGSGLIKRCPEEDCTRVLQNGRCSEHGEVEGEFDLRIKGVLDDGEDVHEVIFNDESTESLTGIGLEEAKQMAKDALDTTVVADEMRDRVLGRYYRVSGPTLGRYVLANDIEELSAPDDAEAVLIKARSM, encoded by the coding sequence ATGAGCGACATACAGCAGACAGCGAGCGACCTGTACGAACAGTTCTCGGACCACGTCGACGTCACCGAAGACGAGATAGAGGAGCGCCTCGACAGACTCGTCTCCGAGTACAAAGTCCCCCTGAGCGAGGCGCGACGGAGCGTCGAGAGCCACTACCTCGACGAAGCCGGGCTCGAGCGCGACGACATCGGGAGTCGCGGCGGGAACGAGACCGTGCAGGTCGAGGACGTGGACGAAGCGGAGCAGTGGGTGGACATCACGGCGAAGGTCGTCGACCTCTGGGAGCCGCGGAGCGACTCCGTCGGCCAGGTCGGTCTCCTGGGCGACCCGACGGGCACGATCAAGTTCACGAAGTGGGCGAAGTCCGACCTCCCCGAGCTCGACGAGGACACCGTGTACCGGTTCGGGAACGTCGTGACCGACGAGTACCAGGGCCGGTTCTCGGTGAAGCTCAACCGCACGACGACCATCGAGGAACTCGACGAAGACCTCGAGGTCGGCGACAACGCCGAAACAGTCGAGGGCGCGCTCGTGGACATCCAGTCCGGGAGCGGCCTGATCAAGCGCTGCCCGGAGGAGGACTGCACGCGCGTCCTCCAGAACGGCCGCTGCAGCGAGCACGGCGAGGTCGAGGGCGAGTTCGACCTCCGCATCAAGGGCGTGCTGGACGACGGCGAGGACGTGCACGAAGTCATCTTCAACGACGAGTCCACAGAGTCCCTCACGGGCATCGGCCTGGAGGAGGCGAAGCAGATGGCGAAGGACGCCCTCGACACGACCGTCGTCGCCGACGAGATGCGTGACCGCGTGCTCGGTCGGTACTACCGGGTGAGCGGGCCGACGCTCGGTCGGTACGTGCTCGCGAACGACATCGAGGAACTGTCCGCACCGGATGATGCCGAAGCGGTTCTCATCAAAGCGAGGTCGATGTAA
- a CDS encoding Tfx family DNA-binding protein — MIDADDLLARTGFDASENVLTRRQAEVLALRERGVAQADIAASLGTSRANISNVEAAARENVAKARETVAFADALEAPVQVEVEEGTDLYDVPETVFDACDDAGVKVAYSAVDMMTRVSEAAGDAISGREVRTPVIVSVTREGDVRVQVSPD; from the coding sequence TTGATCGACGCGGACGACCTCCTGGCGCGGACGGGGTTCGACGCGTCGGAGAACGTGTTGACGCGGCGGCAAGCGGAGGTCTTGGCGTTGCGCGAGCGTGGGGTGGCGCAGGCGGATATCGCGGCGTCGCTCGGAACGTCCCGTGCGAACATCTCGAATGTGGAAGCGGCGGCGCGGGAGAACGTGGCGAAGGCGCGAGAGACCGTGGCGTTCGCCGACGCGCTGGAAGCGCCGGTGCAGGTGGAGGTCGAGGAAGGAACGGATCTCTACGACGTGCCGGAGACCGTGTTCGACGCGTGCGACGACGCGGGCGTGAAAGTCGCGTATTCGGCCGTGGATATGATGACGCGCGTGAGCGAGGCGGCGGGGGACGCGATTTCCGGGCGGGAGGTTCGGACGCCTGTTATCGTGAGTGTGACGCGAGAGGGCGACGTGCGGGTACAGGTCTCGCCCGACTAG
- a CDS encoding mannose-1-phosphate guanylyltransferase, translated as MDTVALLLAGGTGTRLYPASRSDRPKQFLTLDGERSLLRRTADRVGFADHVYVATREAYADRVRDIVPEAGVLVEPAAKDTGPALAYATHRIREQVGSCTVLCLPSDHRVDGDFEPTARTALAAARDGFLATVGVEPTRPATGYGYIEPGAAHDGYREVAAFHEKPDADTARRYVERGWLWNAGMFAWAPDAFLAAARDGPLAPLVDALDAGDPERGFAAVESVSVDYSVMEATDQAAVVPADFDWDDLGSWDALARVRDTDADGNAVLGDALAIDTADSVLASDDKHVTAIGVENLVVAAYDDRVLVVPRGESQRVRDAVRELRETDLF; from the coding sequence ATGGACACCGTTGCGCTCCTGCTCGCGGGCGGCACCGGCACCCGATTGTACCCCGCGAGCCGGAGCGACCGCCCGAAACAGTTTCTCACACTGGACGGCGAGCGCTCGCTCCTCCGCCGCACCGCCGACCGCGTCGGGTTCGCCGACCACGTCTACGTCGCGACCCGCGAGGCGTACGCCGACCGCGTCCGCGACATCGTCCCCGAAGCCGGCGTGCTCGTCGAACCCGCGGCGAAGGACACCGGGCCCGCGCTCGCGTACGCGACACACCGAATCCGGGAACAGGTCGGTTCGTGCACGGTTCTCTGCCTCCCGAGCGACCACCGGGTCGACGGCGACTTCGAACCGACCGCTCGAACCGCGCTCGCCGCCGCCCGCGACGGCTTCCTCGCGACGGTGGGCGTCGAACCCACGCGGCCCGCCACCGGCTACGGCTACATCGAACCCGGCGCGGCGCACGACGGCTACCGCGAGGTCGCCGCGTTCCACGAGAAACCCGACGCGGACACCGCCCGCCGGTATGTCGAACGCGGCTGGCTCTGGAACGCCGGCATGTTCGCGTGGGCGCCCGACGCGTTCCTCGCGGCCGCACGGGACGGCCCGCTCGCCCCGCTCGTGGACGCGCTCGATGCGGGAGACCCGGAACGCGGATTTGCGGCCGTTGAGTCCGTAAGCGTGGACTACAGCGTGATGGAAGCCACTGATCAGGCCGCCGTCGTCCCCGCGGATTTCGACTGGGACGACCTCGGGTCGTGGGACGCCCTGGCTCGCGTCCGCGACACCGACGCCGACGGAAACGCCGTCCTCGGTGACGCACTCGCCATCGACACCGCGGACTCGGTGCTCGCGAGCGACGACAAACACGTCACCGCCATCGGCGTCGAGAATCTGGTCGTCGCGGCCTACGACGACCGCGTGCTCGTCGTTCCCCGCGGGGAGAGCCAGCGCGTCCGCGACGCCGTGCGCGAACTCCGCGAAACCGACCTGTTCTAG
- a CDS encoding CopG family transcriptional regulator, translated as MGNKNKTVSFRVNEDTFDALRDIAAERDLSLSAVFRDYVDQLVAHDGRVRVVPEDETADVDDEFPPTVEVSKSFVREHERLELEAKHLRDQLDEHKQYISQLRAELEDRDDVDDVIHLDDLEDEDEPFQLG; from the coding sequence ATGGGGAACAAGAACAAGACCGTCTCCTTCCGTGTGAACGAGGACACGTTCGACGCTCTCCGCGACATCGCGGCGGAGCGCGACCTCTCCTTGTCCGCCGTGTTCCGCGACTACGTCGACCAGCTCGTCGCACACGACGGGCGGGTTCGCGTCGTCCCGGAGGACGAGACGGCAGACGTGGACGACGAGTTCCCGCCGACCGTCGAGGTGTCGAAGAGCTTCGTTCGCGAACACGAACGCCTCGAACTGGAAGCGAAACACCTCCGCGACCAGCTCGACGAGCACAAGCAGTACATCTCGCAGCTGCGCGCGGAACTCGAAGACCGCGACGACGTGGATGACGTCATCCACCTCGACGACCTCGAGGACGAGGACGAACCGTTCCAGCTGGGTTAG
- a CDS encoding TRAM domain-containing protein, with translation MADCPIADECPGFSERIEGMGCQYYGDRGGKEWCNNYNQPIEELKTAPVVPGEEIVIDVEDMHESGAGVGRHEGTGFIVMVDGVLPPARVRAEVTNVKSNYARADLIEKLPDEDGEVEDATAADTEGRESGEEEDDPRLGSRENFWGS, from the coding sequence ATGGCCGACTGTCCAATCGCGGACGAATGCCCGGGCTTCTCGGAGCGGATCGAGGGGATGGGGTGTCAGTATTACGGGGACCGAGGCGGGAAGGAGTGGTGTAACAACTACAATCAACCCATAGAGGAGTTGAAAACCGCGCCGGTGGTTCCCGGTGAAGAGATCGTCATCGACGTGGAGGACATGCACGAGTCGGGGGCTGGCGTGGGCCGCCACGAGGGAACCGGGTTCATCGTGATGGTGGATGGCGTGTTGCCGCCGGCGCGGGTGCGGGCGGAAGTGACGAACGTGAAGTCGAACTACGCCCGCGCGGACCTCATCGAGAAGCTTCCCGACGAGGACGGCGAGGTCGAGGACGCGACGGCGGCGGACACGGAGGGCCGCGAGAGCGGGGAAGAGGAGGACGATCCGCGGCTGGGGAGTCGGGAGAACTTCTGGGGGAGTTGA